The Dehalococcoidales bacterium DNA window AGACTACTCCTTTCAGATTATTACTCTAACCACAGTGTGAGGGACTTACGTTAAGTAGCAGTGTATTTCTCATGTCGTAAGACGTGTCTAATATACAGTGTTATAGCAGCAATAGTTCTCAAAGGGTACGTCAGGCGGCACCACGTGGTCTGCGGCAGGGAAGTAGCCTCCCTGTTCGGGTACAGGACCACGTCACGTATCCTTCAATCATGTTACCACAGGTTCTATTCTGTCTGCATCTCATAGTATTGTTCTTCAGCTACCCGGATGCTTTGCGCCTTGTCTTTGTCGCTTATGCGGAAACGGACCATCGAAAAAGGTCCGCCGGTTTCCACGCCTGACGGCCAGGCGTGGGCCCGTCGGTGGAGAAAGGAACGTTTTTGTACTCAGGTTACAATCCGCCAGAAAGTGCAGGGAGCCAACAATCCGTCCCACTGTCGCTTTGTGATTGGGCTCAGGGGAGATTTCGAAGAACGTGCACGCCCTGCTGTTCTGGTTTAGCTGTTTCGCCAGGCTGCGCGACACAGGTACGCTGTCCAACACTTGCCATCGGGAATCGATAGGGGTGGGATTCCTGAGATACGGGGCCAACCTACTCGCCCAATGCCCCTGACTGGAGCAAATCGAGGAACTCCTCATCGGACATCCCCAGAACATCGGTGCAAATGTGCGCATTATGTTCTCCCAGGCAGGGTTCGGGAGAGTACTGTTTGGCCGGAGTACTTGAGAGCCTGAACGGCAGGGCATCAACATCATGAGGTCCGATCACGGGATGCTCAAAGGTCAGGAAATGATTGCGGTGGCGGAACTGGGGGTCACAGTGCATATCCTCTGCGTTGGCTACTATCCCGGCAGGCACCCCAACGGTCTGCAACTGTTCCACCACCACCTCGGCTGCAAGCTGACTCGTCCACGATTCGACTAACCTGTCCAGTTCGTCCTCGTGCTTTTTTCTGGACTCCAGCGTGGCAAATCTCCGGTCCGCTGCAAGAACAGACTGCTCCGCAACACGACAGAGTGCTCGCCACTCTTGATCGGTGCGGACTGCTATGACACACCACCTGTCCTCCCCGGCACAACGGTAGGCACCGTGAGGTGCCGCATGCGGGTCCCGGTTGCCGTTTCGTGTCATCACCCTTCCGTTGACTGAGTAGTCAAGGAAGGCCGGCGCCAGGAAATGGAGTGCGCTCTCGATTTGTGATTGCTCCACATATTGGCCTCGACCTGTCCGTTCGCGGTCCATGAGAGCGGCTATGATAGCACGTACCAGGAACTGGGGAGCGATATGATCAGTGTAGGCCCAGAATACACCGCATGGCGTCCGGTCCGGCCATCCGACCAGGTCATCGAACGCGGTGAAAGCGGCGGCGTGATGACCATAACCGGCGATATCCCGGTATGGACCGGTCTGACCGAACAGGCAGGTACTTGTATAGACAAGGCGCGGGTTCAGGGCCGCAGTCGTAGCATGGTCCAGCCCCAGTCTCTCCATGACACCCGGTCGGAAAGACTCCACCAGAACGTCAGCCCACTGCACGAGACGCTTCGCCAGTGTGAGTCCTTGCGGCATGGTAAGGTCGATGGTCATCGAGTACTTGTTGGCGTTGTAGAGAGCGAAGAGCCCACTGCGGTCCGGCTCTATGATATCATCCTTGAAAGGAGGTACCGCCCGCCCGATATCAGGGCGTTCCGGGGCCTCTATCTTGACTACCGTAGCACCGTGGTCGGCGAAGTAGCGTGTTGTTCTGGGGCCCACAATCACCCAACTGAAGTCGATTATGCGCAGACCTTTGAAGACTTCGGTGGAACCAGCAGGCTCTACAGCCAACCTGTCCTTTCGACGGTTCGTCGTAATGAAATCACTGGTGAGTATCTCGGGATTATGCTCCCCGACATGTGGCGCTCGTTTCGGTACGCGATACTCGAATCCTGTGCCCCCATGCGGTCGTC harbors:
- a CDS encoding CoA transferase, giving the protein MLSKYRALDLTGEEGFLCGRLLADLGVDVIKIEPTGGDPARRLGPFYHDEPDPERNLHWWAYNAGKKSVTLDLTTERDRKAFLQLVTVSDIVVESYPPGRMAELGLSHDELSWLNPGIITVSITGFGQSGPYARHECTDIVCMAASGYMNLLGEPDRPPLRISLPQAFLHAANDAAAAAMIALWHRELTGQGQWVDVSAQECMAWQTFTNHVYWDFRKLSPTRANTSNAGITPGQDALPVMFACKDGQVLFTATPGRNGNRTRRFIEWMVEEGWISSVLAAYDWDANPQVAAGLTARQNGPDPQTTSPLSDEDRELLQQKRLELRQEFVPFILSKTRKELFKEAVARGLLLAPVNSVDEVYGNAHLAARGFWEGVDYPEVAATITYPGRPHGGTGFEYRVPKRAPHVGEHNPEILTSDFITTNRRKDRLAVEPAGSTEVFKGLRIIDFSWVIVGPRTTRYFADHGATVVKIEAPERPDIGRAVPPFKDDIIEPDRSGLFALYNANKYSMTIDLTMPQGLTLAKRLVQWADVLVESFRPGVMERLGLDHATTAALNPRLVYTSTCLFGQTGPYRDIAGYGHHAAAFTAFDDLVGWPDRTPCGVFWAYTDHIAPQFLVRAIIAALMDRERTGRGQYVEQSQIESALHFLAPAFLDYSVNGRVMTRNGNRDPHAAPHGAYRCAGEDRWCVIAVRTDQEWRALCRVAEQSVLAADRRFATLESRKKHEDELDRLVESWTSQLAAEVVVEQLQTVGVPAGIVANAEDMHCDPQFRHRNHFLTFEHPVIGPHDVDALPFRLSSTPAKQYSPEPCLGEHNAHICTDVLGMSDEEFLDLLQSGALGE